Proteins found in one Odocoileus virginianus isolate 20LAN1187 ecotype Illinois chromosome 10, Ovbor_1.2, whole genome shotgun sequence genomic segment:
- the LOC110124011 gene encoding olfactory receptor 5B3-like, which produces MENTTEVTQFILLGLTNTKKLQVPLFLIFVLIYVINVVGNMGIILLVLLESHLQAPMYFLLSNLSLVDFGYSTAVIPTGLAGFLTGGGVISYNACAAQMFFFAAFATMENFLLAAMAYDRYAAVCRPLHYTSTMTTSMCVSLSAGSYVCGFLNASIHVGIAFSLSFCGSNVVHHFFCDVPAVMVLSCSDRYVGEMVLVYVASFNIFFALLVILISYIFICITILKMHSSAGYQKALSTCACHLTAVSIFYGTVITMYLQPSSSHSMDTDKIVSVFYTMVIPMLNPLVYSLRNKEVKSAFKKMIAKARLSF; this is translated from the coding sequence ATGGAGAACACGACAGAAGTGACACAGTTCATTCTCCTAGGACTAACCAACACCAAAAAACTACAAGTTCCCCTCTTTCTAATATTCGTTCTCATTTACGTGATCAATGTGGTTGGAAACATGGGCATCATCCTCTTGGTTCTCTTGGAGTCTCATCTCCAGGCGCCCATGTACTTTCTCCTCAGTAACCTGTCTCTGGTGGACTTCGGTTACTCCACAGCTGTCATTCCCACAGGCCTGGCTGGATTCCTTACAGGCGGCGGGGTCATCTCCTATAATGCGTGTGCTGCTCAGATGTTCTTCTTTGCAGCCTTTGCCACTATGGAAAATTTCCTCTTGGCAgcaatggcctatgaccgctacgcAGCGGTGTGCAGGCCCCTCCATTACACCTCAACTATGACGACAAGCATGTGTGTTAGTCTGTCCGCAGGCTCCTATGTCTGCGGTTTCCTGAATGCCTCCATCCACGTTGGAATCGCCTTCAGTCTCTCTTTCTGTGGGTCCAATGTGGTCCACCACTTTTTCTGTGATGTTCCAGCAGTCATGGTTCTCTCTTGTTCAGATAGGTATGTTGGTGAGATGGTTCTCGTTTACGTAGCCAGTTTCAACATCTTCTTTGCTCTCCTGGTTATCTTAATATCCTACATATTCATATGTATCACCATTCTGAAGATGCACTCCTCTGCAGGGTACCAGAAGGCTTTATCCACCTGTGCCTGCCATCTCACAGCAGTCTCCATCTTCTATGGTACGGTTATCACGATGTACTTACAGCCCAGCTCCAGTCATTCCATGGACACTGACAAAATTGTGTCTGTGTTCTATACCATGGTCATCCCCATGCTGAACCCTTTGGTCTATAGTCTAAGGAACAAGGAGGTCAAGAGTGCTTTCAAAAAGATGATTGCAAAGGCAAGATTGTCGTTTTAA